Proteins from a single region of bacterium:
- a CDS encoding cysteine dioxygenase family protein — protein MTSEPTTLHRPGARRAGLGAASLRAVANAIVRRTALWKPLVRYDADQRWFIRLYRTADVEAWLITWTRRQGLELHDHGGSSAVAAVLEGELTELWSDLAVPAEPLRRRRWATGSVQALGPGHVHDVHNERATPAASLHVYSPPLTAMTFYAHREPGLVRLHSEPARGPERPALEVA, from the coding sequence ATGACCTCCGAACCGACGACCCTCCACCGCCCCGGCGCCCGGCGCGCCGGCCTCGGCGCCGCCAGCCTGCGGGCGGTGGCGAACGCCATCGTCCGGCGCACGGCCCTGTGGAAGCCGCTCGTGCGCTACGACGCCGACCAACGCTGGTTCATCCGCCTCTACCGCACCGCCGACGTCGAGGCCTGGCTCATCACCTGGACCCGCCGGCAGGGCCTCGAGCTGCACGACCACGGCGGCTCGTCGGCCGTCGCCGCCGTCCTCGAGGGCGAGCTCACCGAGCTGTGGAGCGACCTCGCCGTGCCGGCCGAGCCGCTCCGTCGCCGGCGCTGGGCGACCGGCAGCGTGCAGGCCCTCGGCCCCGGCCACGTGCACGACGTCCACAACGAGCGGGCGACGCCGGCGGCGAGCCTGCACGTCTACTCCCCACCCCTCACCGCCATGACCTTCTACGCGCATCGTGAGCCCGGTCTCGTTCGCCTGCACAGCGAGCCGGCCCGCGGACCCGAGCGGCCCGCCCTGGAGGTGGCGTGA
- the rpmE gene encoding 50S ribosomal protein L31, with translation MKEGIHPKYEVARIVCACGNVVETRSTVENIHVDICSACHPFFTGKQKLIDTAGRVERFNRKYGKKSPTSPAQPAES, from the coding sequence ATGAAGGAAGGCATTCATCCCAAGTACGAGGTGGCGCGGATCGTCTGCGCCTGCGGCAATGTCGTCGAGACCCGCTCAACGGTCGAGAACATCCACGTCGACATCTGCTCGGCGTGCCATCCCTTCTTCACCGGCAAGCAGAAGCTCATCGACACCGCCGGCCGCGTCGAGCGGTTCAACCGCAAGTACGGCAAGAAGAGCCCGACGTCTCCGGCCCAGCCCGCCGAGAGCTGA
- the prfA gene encoding peptide chain release factor 1, whose translation MLERLAELERRFEELERLVVDPEVIQNRREYATLSRERAQLEETVVAWRERQRLDRELAEHRELQSDPDPDVRDLARAELPALEERLVALDERLKLLLLPRDPNDVRNTVLEIRAGTGGDEAALFAADLFRMYTRYAEGKGWRVEVLTSSPTGLGGFKEVIALVNGEGAWSRLKFEGGVHRVQRVPATETQGRIHTSAVTVAVLPEADEVEVDMPEKDLRVDVFRSSGPGGQSVNTTDSAVRITHLPTGLVVSCQDEKSQHKNKAKALKILAARLLERARAEQQSQIAANRKAMVGSGDRSEKIRTYNFPQNRVTDHRVNLTLHQLDRVMDGEVDPLIDALATRAQAEALEAAS comes from the coding sequence ATGCTCGAGCGGCTGGCGGAGCTGGAGCGGCGCTTCGAGGAGCTCGAGCGCCTCGTCGTCGACCCCGAGGTCATTCAGAACCGCCGTGAATACGCGACGTTGTCGCGTGAGCGCGCGCAGCTCGAGGAGACCGTGGTGGCCTGGCGGGAGCGCCAGCGCCTCGACCGCGAGCTGGCCGAGCACCGCGAGCTGCAGAGCGACCCGGACCCCGACGTCCGCGACCTCGCCCGCGCCGAGCTCCCCGCCCTGGAGGAGCGTCTCGTCGCCCTCGACGAGCGCCTGAAGCTCCTCCTCCTCCCCCGCGATCCCAACGACGTCCGCAACACGGTCCTCGAGATCCGGGCCGGGACGGGGGGCGACGAAGCGGCCCTGTTCGCAGCCGACCTCTTCCGCATGTACACCCGCTATGCGGAAGGGAAAGGCTGGCGCGTGGAGGTGCTCACCTCGAGCCCGACCGGGCTCGGCGGCTTCAAGGAGGTCATCGCCCTGGTGAACGGGGAGGGGGCCTGGAGCCGCCTCAAGTTCGAGGGCGGCGTGCACCGCGTCCAGCGGGTGCCGGCCACCGAGACCCAGGGCCGCATCCACACCTCGGCCGTGACCGTCGCCGTCCTCCCCGAGGCCGACGAGGTCGAGGTCGACATGCCGGAGAAGGACCTTCGCGTCGACGTCTTCCGCTCCTCGGGGCCCGGCGGCCAGAGCGTCAACACGACCGACTCGGCGGTGCGCATCACGCACCTCCCGACCGGGCTCGTGGTCTCGTGCCAGGACGAGAAGTCGCAGCACAAGAACAAGGCGAAGGCGCTCAAGATCCTCGCCGCGCGGCTGCTCGAGCGGGCGCGAGCCGAGCAGCAGTCGCAGATCGCCGCCAACCGCAAGGCGATGGTCGGCAGCGGCGACCGCTCGGAGAAGATCCGCACCTACAACTTCCCGCAGAACCGCGTGACCGACCACCGCGTGAACCTGACCCTGCACCAGCTCGACCGCGTGATGGACGGCGAGGTCGATCCGCTGATCGACGCGCTCGCGACGCGGGCGCAGGCCGAAGCGCTGGAGGCGGCGTCGTGA